A single region of the Leishmania donovani BPK282A1 complete genome, chromosome 19 genome encodes:
- a CDS encoding 4-coumarate:coa ligase-like protein, whose product MISMPPHKRLHGGVRVVDEIPRNAAGKVMRRQVRQDEVALLKGQNSDSGEGK is encoded by the coding sequence ATGATAAGCATGCCCCCGCACAAGCGGCTGcacggcggtgtgcgcgtcgtGGACGAGATTCCTCGCAACGCCGCTGGCAAGGTGATGCGGCGTCAGGTGCGCCAGGatgaggtggcgctgctgaaggggCAGAACAGCGATAGCGGTGAGGGCAAGTGA
- a CDS encoding 4-coumarate:coa ligase-like protein: MALTQQVRFASTTSTPSATATATSAAADAGTHVYKSRFPSVMDKVNTERTLYEYLMKRIKAKDPKKIAAVQAENGKELTYSKVIQATDWCARALYHHAKVRKGDVVCMCMLNTIIYGPVVYGALRLGALVSPVNAIAEPSLLAYFMTETNAKVILGMRYFRKQLEEAVAIVEKDTGRKVAIHYPEDFFKRWYIWPVPRSYDGLKGASLDDTVVIPFSSGTGGLSKGVKLSNRALIANSEQLGAAFEFSPDDAGITILPFFHIYGFTACLNAGYAHGVMQIVMYKYTVEDYLKASEKYKATINLVAPPILISLLKNADKVKHTDLSSLKRFCCGAAPLGPETVEAIEKMLPRVSVTQAYGMTEMAPAVTVPNGLRHKVPGACGVLVADTELRIVKVDDSQQSGTDKSCGIDAEPGAEGEVWVRGPQMMKGYLRDEDTAMCMQDGWYRTGDIGKFDAEAGELVITDRLKELIKYKGFQVSPASLEALLLTHPWVKDCVVIGVPDPRDVSFENPRALVSLQPSVSPKDAVRASDELYRFVMSRMPPHKRLHGGVRIVSEVPRNLSGKLLRRQARKDEAELIKAQMEKASAARTKSAKEAANASASD, from the coding sequence ATGGCACTGACGCAGCAGGTCCGCTTTGCCTCTACGACGTCGACCCCCTCCGCTACAGCCACAGCCACGTCGGCCGCCGCAGATGCGGGAACGCATGTCTATAAGTCGCGGTTTCCCTCGGTGATGGACAAGGTGAACACGGAGAGAACCCTCTACGAGTACCTCATGAAGCGTATAAAGGCGAAGGACCCGAAGAAAATCGCTGCCGTTCAGGCGGAAAACGGCAAGGAGCTGACCTACTCCAAGGTCATACAGGCCACCGACTGGTGCGCGCGAGCGCTGTACCATCACGCCAAGGTCCGCAAGGGCGATgtggtgtgcatgtgcatgctGAATACTATTATTTACGGCCCTGTGGTGTACGGTGCGTTGCGCCTCGGCGCCCTCGTCTCCCCGGTGAACGCAATCGCGGAGCCGTCGCTTCTCGCATACTTCATGACAGAGACCAACGCCAAGGTCATTCTCGGCATGCGTTACTTCCGCAAGCAGCTTGAGGAGGCCGTCGCCATTGTGGAGAAGGACACGGGCAGGAAGGTGGCCATCCACTACCCGGAGGACTTCTTCAAGAGGTGGTACATCTGGCCTGTGCCGCGCAGCTACGATGGGCTGAAGGGCGCCTCCCTCGACGATACCGTCGTCATCCCCTTCTCCAGCGGCACGGGCGGCTTGTCCAAGGGTGTGAAGCTGTCGAATCGAGCACTCATCGCCAACTCGGAGCAGCTGGGGGCGGCCTTCGAGTTCTCGCCGGACGACGCGGGCATCACGATCCTGCCATTCTTCCACATCTACGGCTTCACTGCCTGTCTCAACGCTGGCTACGCCCACGGCGTGATGCAGATCGTCATGTACAAGTACACCGTCGAGGACTACCTAAAGGCGTCCGAGAAGTACAAGGCGACGATCAACCTCGTCGCCCCGCCGATCCTCATCTCGCTGCTCAAGAACGCGGACAAGGTGAAGCACACGGACCTGTCGTCGCTCAAGCGCTTCTGCTGCGGGGCAGCCCCGCTCGGCCCCGAGACGGTGGAGGCGATAGAGAAGATGCTGCCCAGAGTCTCCGTCACGCAGGCCTACGGCATGACGGAGATGGCGCCGGCCGTGACGGTGCCCAATGGGCTGCGGCACAAGGTGCCAGGCGCCTGCGGTGTGCTTGTGGCGGACACGGAGCTACGCATCGTGAAGGTAGACGACAGCCAGCAGAGCGGCACAGACAAGTCTTGCGGCATCGACGCAGAGCCCGGCGCGGAGGGTgaggtgtgggtgcgtggtCCGCAGATGATGAAGGGCTATTTGCGCGATGAGGACACGGCCATGTGCATGCAGGACGGCTGGTACCGCACTGGCGACATCGGCAAGTTCGACGCTGAGGCCGGCGAGCTCGTCATCACGGACCGGCTGAAGGAGCTGATCAAGTACAAGGGCTTTCAGGTGTCGCCGGCTTCCCTGGAGGCGCTCTTGCTGACGCACCCGTGGGTGAAGGACTGCGTGGTGATTGGCGTGCCGGACCCGCGCGACGTGAGCTTCGAGAACccgcgtgcgcttgtgtCTCTCCAGCCGTCAGTGTCTCCCAAAGacgccgtgcgtgcgtcggaCGAGCTGTACCGCTTCGTCATGTCGCGCATGCCCCCGCACAAGCGGCTGCACGGCGGTGTGCGCATTGTCAGTGAAGTGCCGCGCAACTTGTCTGgcaagctgctgcgccggcaggCCCGCAAGGATGAGGCGGAGCTGATCAAAGCGCagatggagaaggcgagCGCGGCCAGGACGAAGTcagcgaaggaggcggcgaacgCATCCGCCTCGGATTGA
- a CDS encoding tRNA pseudouridine synthase A-like protein: MFADSARHSRWMQEQLQQSRRSSVYTEETAAPRLVRSSCSAVNANQRGYAVDEDEDGSAVSDAADATAPTALAATAGADVLEQELLDDNFLYYPPLAAIGEAGAAEATHTLPSGEPERYVPGQQVIPPGMTRYRVDVQYQGSDFDGWYKSVQRTRNSKDAAPAGNTATAAADYGTGSRHFAKVVLEEALAVALDVPTVSVVAAVIPETGVSVRRLTCHVDVPSEVELQPRTILQRATLWLHQRRQPLAVLSCHPCRNQDFHARHSGVRRVYCYRILNRIAPPLFDAGLQWHVDRYLDVPRMQRMARLMEGTHDYGFFADSKMANALRRAAASSTGSGRGGPVVSSAYSAEHERLTSHGLRRGEAPAAPKVTVERGLSQLERAAALPTFNEYGQRVITYQAKPHEYHKARTNLPTIRTLDKIEVVRQEDEVLIWFVGQSFLRHQIRNMVSALKAGGHGLWDDQELQHAFQSGFEVSRKKFKRERLSPAPAHGLTLWDVEYPTQHRSDFVPYVDAGPYEPVDVSTQH; the protein is encoded by the coding sequence ATGTtcgccgacagcgcgcgGCACTCGCGATGGATGCAggagcagctccagcagtCACGCAGAAGCTCGGTGTACACGgaagagacggcggcgccccgGCTGGTGCGCTCTTCCTGTAGCGCCGTGAACGCCAATCAACGTGGTTACGCCGtcgacgaagacgaggatGGCAGTGCCGTATCGGACGCGGCAGATGCAACGGCACCAACAGCGTTGGCGGCCACCGCAGGTGCCGACGTGTTGGAGCAGGAGTTGCTGGACGACAACTTCCTGTACTACCCGCCGCTGGCAGCCATCGGCGAAGCGGGAGCTGCCGAGGCGACGCACACTCTCCCGAGTGGTGAACCGGAGAGGTACGTCCCTGGTCAGCAGGTCATTCCGCCCGGCATGACGCGCTACCGGGTGGATGTGCAGTATCAAGGCAGTGATTTTGATGGATGGTACAAGTCTGTGCAACGAACGCGAAACAGCAAGgatgctgcgccagctggcAACACCGCTACTGCTGCGGCAGACTACGGCACTGGCTCCCGCCACTTCGCCAAGGtcgtgctggaggaggcgctggctgTCGCGCTGGACGTGCCGACGGTTAgcgtcgttgccgccgtcATTCCAGAGACGGGCGTGTCGGTGCGCCGCCTAACGTGCCATGTAGACGTGCCAAgcgaggtggagctgcaACCTCGCACCATCCTGCAGCGCGCCACGCTGTGGCTGCATCAACGTCGGCAGCCGCTCGCCGTTCTCAGCTGTCACCCGTGCCGTAACCAGGATTTCCATGCCCGGCACAGCGGGGTGCGGCGGGTGTACTGCTACCGCATTCTGAACCGCATTGCACCTCCCCTGTTTGACGCGGGGTTGCAGTGGCACGTGGACCGCTACCTCGATGTGCCGCGCATGCAGCGCATGGCGCGTCTCATGGAAGGGACACACGATTACGGCTTCTTTGCTGACAGCAAGATGGCGAACGCACtgcggcgcgctgcggcttctTCTACCGGAAGCGGTCGAGGGGGACCGGTGGTGTCTTCGGCGTACAGCGCGGAGCATGAGCGGCTAACTAGTCACGGCCTGAGGCGCGGcgaggcgccagcggcgccgaagGTGACGGTCGAGCGCGGTCTTTCTCAGCTcgagcgcgctgcggccTTGCCAACCTTCAACGAGTACGGCCAGCGCGTCATCACGTACCAAGCGAAGCCGCACGAGTACCACAAGGCCCGCACAAACCTCCCGACCATCCGCACACTCGACAAGATtgaggtggtgcggcaggagGACGAAGTCCTTATCTGGTTCGTCGGGCAGTCCTTCCTGCGCCATCAGATCCGCAACATGGTGAGCGCGCTCAAGGCGGGCGGCCACGGCCTCTGGGACGATCAAGAGCTCCAGCACGCCTTTCAGAGCGGCTTCGAGGTATCGCGCAAGAAGTTCAAGCGCGAGCGCCTGTCTCCGGCTCCTGCTCATGGCCTCACGCTGTGGGATGTCGAGTACCCGACGCAGCACCGGTCAGACTTCGTACCCTACGTAGATGCGGGACCTTACGAGCCCGTGGACGTCTCCACGCAGCACTAG
- a CDS encoding phenylalanyl-tRNA synthetase, putative — MPTLAVAKDYICRLIGKSYTDEEFNDLCFQFGLELDDITSEKEMFMREQGKSAKASVAPAEAPAHLSEEKLYKIDTPANRHDLLTAEGMACALKVFMGTMPLPNYRVLNRANPLYRMTVEKSVKNVRDYVVCAVLHNIRFNERSYNSFIDYQEKLHAGLARRRTLASVGTHDLDKVNTTDFIFACRPRETIRFVPLRQTRELNCSGNGLAQYYAEDRHIGKYVPLISSFPTYPVVYDGTGQNVLSLPPIINSRYSAISVDTRNIFIECTAPDHYKAQVLVNQLVCAFSAYCEDPFTVEAVQVNYEEPTPDGTRSLVTPTMETKEMTMSIARLNSIIGIEMKSGAECAQLLKKMMYTIKETTESEVTVTVPPMRTDVIGVADVMEDVAIAYGYDNIAYVECKTHGPVTQTPLSKVAQLLRTEMACAGYTELLTLSLCSRADAFESLGRVDNDVAAHIANPQTMEFQVCRPSLLPGILKTLATNKSKPLPQRFFECADVVLLDNERNFPPVLELKADYASCGARNQRHLAAAHCNGSSSGFESIHGLTELALLKLGVPSKAEIAEDYEGDYYTLEKGEDGAFFPGRAMDIILHRAGQAVRIGHLGVIHPNTLKAYDIPSPCSYMELNIQFLCVPL, encoded by the coding sequence ATGCCGACGTTGGCCGTGGCGAAGGACTACATCTGCCGGCTGATCGGCAAGTCCTACACAGACGAGGAGTTCAACGACCTGTGTTTCCAGTTTGGCCTGGAGCTCGATGACATTACGAGTGAGAAAGAAATGTTCATGAGGGAGCAGGGCAAGAGCGCAAAGGCGAGCGTGGCTCCGGCGGAGGCCCCTGCGCACCTTTCGGAGGAGAAGCTCTACAAAATTGACACCCCGGCAAACCGTCACGACCTTCTCACCGCGGAGGGCATGGCCTGCGCTCTAAAGGTGTTCATGGGGACAATGCCGCTCCCCAACTACCGCGTCCTCAACCGTGCCAACCCGCTCTACCGCATGACCGTGGAGAAAAGCGTGAAGAACGTGCGCGACTACGTTGTGTGCGCTGTCCTGCACAACATCCGCTTCAATGAGCGCAGTTACAACAGCTTCATCGACTACCAGGAGAAGCTCCACGCCGGGTTggcccgccgccgcacgctgGCCTCGGTTGGCACCCACGACCTAGACAAGGTGAACACGACGGACTTTATCTTCGCCTGCCGCCCGCGCGAGACCATCCGGTTCGTTCCGCTGCGGCAGACAAGGGAGCTGAACTGTTCAGGCAACGGCCTCGCGCAGTACTACGCCGAGGACCGCCACATCGGCAAGTATGTACCGCTGATCTCCTCCTTTCCGACCTACCCGGTTGTGTACGACGGTACCGGCCAGAACGTGCTCTCGTTGCCGCCGATCATCAACTCGCGCTACTCGGCCATCTCCGTGGACACCAGGAACATCTTCATTGAGTGCACGGCCCCGGACCACTACAAGGCGCAGGTGCTGGTGAACCAGCTCGTGTGTGCCTTCTCGGCCTACTGCGAGGATCCCTTCAcagtggaggcggtgcaggtgAACTATGAGGAGCCGACGCCAGACGGAACAAGGTCGCTTGTGACACCAACGATGGAGACGAAGGAAATGACGATGAGCATCGCACGCCTCAACTCGATCATCGGCATCGAAATGAAAAGTGGTGCTGagtgcgcgcagctgctgaagaagATGATGTACACGATCAAGGAGACGACGGAGAGTGAGgtgacggtgacggtgccgccaATGCGCACGGACGTCATCGGCGTCGCGGACGTGATGGAGGATGTCGCCATCGCGTACGGCTACGACAACATCGCCTACGTGGAGTGCAAGACCCATGGCCCTGTGACGCAGACGCCGCTGAGcaaggtggcgcagctgctgcgcactgAGATGGCCTGCGCAGGCTAcacggagctgctgacgctgTCACTCTGCTCGCGCGCCGATGCGTTCGAGAGCCTGGGCCGCGTGGACAACGACGTCGCGGCGCACATCGCCAACCCGCAGACGATGGAGTTCCAGGTGTGCCGCCCATCACTGCTCCCCGGTATTCTGAAGACGCTCGCGACGAACAAGTCGAAGCCTCTACCGCAGCGCTTCTTCGAGTGCGCGGACGTCGTCCTGCTGGACAACGAACGGAATTTCCCACCGGTGCTGGAGTTGAAGGCCGACTACGCGTCCTGTGGTGCGCGGAACCAGAGacacctcgccgccgcgcactgCAACGGCAGCTCTAGCGGATTTGAGAGCATTCACGGCCTCACCGAGCTCGCCCTACTCAAGCTTGGCGTCCCGTCGAAAGCGGAGATAGCAGAGGACTACGAAGGCGACTACTACACACTGGAGAagggcgaggacggcgcctTCTTTCCTGGCCGCGCTATGGACATCATTCTTCACCGCGCTGGTCAGGCAGTGCGCATCGGGCACCTCGGCGTCATCCACCCGAACACGCTCAAGGCGTACGACATTCCGAGCCCGTGCTCTTACATGGAGCTCAACATCCAGTTCCTGTGCGTCCCTCTGTaa